A genomic region of Runella rosea contains the following coding sequences:
- a CDS encoding fatty acid desaturase, translated as MQSLPVIKPTYIGQKGLWIALTVLVAWFGCLTFLLHYPLDFRNPLVYVFVLLQMHLYTGVFITAHDSIHGVVAPHNKRLNYWIGFLSASLFAFNNYKRLSSKHHLHHRHAATPDDPDYHDGHPNFFLWFFAFAKEYVSVLQVLLMAVTYNILKLWFPWENLVAFWMIPAVLSTFQLFYFGTYLPHRGEHHNPPLNARSQSLNHIKAFLSCYFFGYHLEHHAYPYLPWWQLPKARERMEAGK; from the coding sequence ATGCAGTCCCTACCCGTCATCAAACCTACCTACATCGGCCAAAAAGGACTCTGGATTGCCCTGACCGTTTTGGTAGCGTGGTTTGGTTGTTTGACATTTTTGCTTCATTATCCATTGGATTTTCGTAATCCGTTGGTGTATGTGTTTGTATTACTGCAAATGCACCTGTACACGGGGGTGTTCATTACCGCTCATGATTCCATTCATGGGGTAGTGGCTCCGCACAACAAGCGACTTAACTATTGGATAGGCTTTCTAAGCGCTTCATTGTTTGCGTTTAATAACTATAAAAGACTCTCATCCAAGCACCATTTGCATCACCGTCACGCTGCCACGCCCGACGACCCCGATTACCATGATGGGCACCCCAATTTCTTTTTGTGGTTTTTTGCTTTTGCCAAAGAATACGTCTCGGTGTTGCAAGTGCTATTGATGGCAGTGACGTACAACATTTTGAAACTGTGGTTTCCGTGGGAAAATCTGGTGGCTTTTTGGATGATTCCTGCCGTGTTGAGCACCTTTCAATTGTTCTATTTCGGGACCTATTTGCCCCATCGAGGCGAGCATCATAATCCACCGCTCAATGCGCGCAGTCAATCGCTTAATCACATAAAAGCGTTTTTGAGTTGTTATTTTTTCGGCTATCATTTGGAGCATCATGCCTATCCTTACCTGCCGTGGTGGCAATTGCCAAAGGCGCGGGAGCGGATGGAGGCTGGAAAGTAA
- a CDS encoding nSTAND1 domain-containing NTPase — MNQSPFQFLSPYEAKDKHLFFGRDREIEELAELLLRSRFVVVYGPSGSGKTSLIRSGLAKKLQDTHWFPIYIRRKKDFLSSCTEELDKFYRPAKIPPPSIDETNPNHSLLLQIKQVSRLYLRPVYLIFDQLEELFITGTEYEREQFLVLLKTIDESDIPCKIILSLREEYLAHLYQFEKQISTLLDFRLRVELMTNESIKDLIMDMFRAMPEVELNDEENDADFIIAQLYDTTRQIQLPYLQVYLDRLWNNAIIQTPDKLPLRIDKTIIQNVGRIEGVLEKFLEEQITDIEQQNPELKNREGYILSLLSKFVTPEGTRQSQYIKDIDKDEDNLLKIKILSNLEKQRILKEENGFYELYHDSLAMVIFRSQSAEQKKASNLLRRIERIQEDFTHYDQKPDYFLDRLSVEEFKKNRNTAVFQVLFQDLPKSRQENLKAFVNKSSDYHEKKYQLRRVRILFTTVVLLLSTVAVWQWRVSSLNSLILASAFLSEDAPDDAIAIAYDAYQRPMHSPEAQKALLTAFYNHDKQDDHPLNMGFSPPSEQHDTFLSKVFHSAIRSVSFSPSQNFFLTVNQSSDSLMIWKKDWRMQAAFPFKEGIKQASFLNEKNHFYVITKANAFFTFSIEGKQLKTYPIPPNSVNSFLIGEQVFSIIDTTAIHNSLSNRTYRSKNCIRGISTFMLDGHPHFVTVEADDTIRILRQDLVITHKKPLKAVRNASLSTDGQWLLARTFDNGLEIWQYPFHNKAQLVFKKADVKKAYFKADNQFVTLGDSLQVHDLNFPSILKYSCKCGKETVNHPMPIQYSPKVKLTTLICNDTIFSIRNKNGLQLLAIPHDKPINNGWFLEENEGYFFKEKANYQIITLAGNTLHFWSNQGNHICAITPNEPLTAIYMDPYERWIVGVSKNKTWIWPTWNEIENWLKKEEKGGFLQPAKRIAIKKKYQVDDFAWDVLLRPLTRPFL; from the coding sequence ATGAACCAGAGTCCGTTCCAGTTTTTGAGCCCATACGAAGCCAAAGACAAACACTTGTTTTTTGGCCGCGACCGCGAAATTGAGGAGTTGGCAGAGCTACTTCTCCGTTCGCGATTTGTGGTCGTCTATGGTCCTTCTGGCTCTGGCAAAACCAGCTTAATACGCAGCGGGTTAGCCAAAAAACTACAGGATACGCATTGGTTTCCCATTTATATCAGGCGCAAAAAAGACTTTCTATCCTCCTGCACAGAGGAGCTTGATAAGTTTTATCGTCCCGCCAAAATACCACCACCTAGCATCGATGAAACCAACCCTAACCACTCATTGCTACTGCAAATCAAACAAGTATCACGCCTATACCTACGCCCTGTTTATCTCATTTTTGATCAACTAGAAGAGCTTTTTATTACAGGAACAGAATACGAACGTGAGCAGTTCTTGGTTCTTCTAAAGACAATTGACGAATCCGATATTCCCTGCAAAATAATTCTATCCCTAAGGGAAGAATATCTAGCCCACTTGTATCAGTTTGAAAAACAAATTTCCACCTTACTCGATTTTCGTCTGCGGGTAGAATTGATGACCAATGAGTCCATCAAAGACTTAATCATGGACATGTTTAGAGCCATGCCCGAGGTGGAATTGAACGATGAGGAAAACGACGCTGATTTCATCATTGCCCAACTCTACGATACTACTCGACAAATCCAACTACCTTACCTTCAGGTTTATCTGGATCGTCTCTGGAATAATGCAATTATTCAAACGCCCGATAAACTTCCCTTACGAATTGACAAAACGATTATTCAGAATGTTGGTCGAATTGAAGGGGTGTTAGAGAAATTTTTAGAGGAACAAATTACCGATATTGAGCAACAAAACCCCGAACTCAAAAACCGAGAAGGATACATATTAAGTTTATTAAGCAAGTTTGTTACCCCCGAAGGAACGCGCCAATCACAGTACATCAAAGACATTGACAAAGACGAAGATAACTTACTGAAAATCAAAATACTGAGCAATTTAGAAAAGCAACGAATCCTGAAAGAGGAAAACGGATTTTATGAGCTATACCATGATAGTTTAGCCATGGTTATTTTTAGAAGCCAAAGTGCGGAGCAAAAAAAAGCAAGCAATCTTCTTCGTCGGATTGAACGCATTCAGGAAGATTTCACTCATTACGACCAAAAACCTGACTATTTCCTCGACCGCTTATCGGTAGAAGAATTTAAAAAAAACCGTAATACTGCCGTTTTTCAGGTTCTTTTTCAGGATTTGCCCAAAAGTCGCCAAGAGAATTTAAAGGCCTTTGTCAATAAAAGCAGCGATTATCACGAAAAAAAATACCAGCTCCGGCGCGTTAGAATTCTATTTACAACCGTCGTTTTGTTACTTTCAACAGTCGCTGTTTGGCAATGGCGCGTGTCGTCCCTCAATAGTTTGATATTGGCTTCGGCATTTTTAAGCGAAGACGCCCCCGACGACGCCATCGCCATTGCCTATGATGCCTACCAGCGCCCCATGCACTCACCAGAGGCCCAGAAAGCCCTGCTTACTGCTTTTTACAATCACGACAAACAAGATGACCATCCGCTCAATATGGGTTTCAGCCCACCCTCTGAGCAACATGATACTTTTCTTAGCAAAGTTTTCCATTCCGCTATTCGGTCAGTTTCATTCTCTCCTTCGCAAAATTTTTTTTTGACGGTTAATCAAAGCAGTGATTCGCTCATGATTTGGAAAAAAGATTGGCGTATGCAAGCAGCTTTTCCTTTCAAGGAAGGGATAAAACAGGCGTCATTTCTAAATGAAAAAAATCATTTTTACGTCATTACCAAGGCCAACGCATTTTTCACTTTCAGCATTGAAGGAAAACAACTTAAAACCTATCCAATTCCTCCCAATTCCGTCAATTCATTTCTCATTGGAGAACAAGTCTTTTCCATTATAGATACTACAGCCATTCATAATTCCTTAAGCAACCGAACATACCGTTCTAAAAACTGCATTCGAGGCATTTCCACTTTTATGTTAGACGGGCACCCCCACTTCGTCACGGTGGAGGCCGATGATACCATAAGAATACTGCGCCAAGACCTCGTCATTACCCATAAAAAACCACTCAAAGCGGTTCGTAATGCGTCTTTAAGCACCGACGGGCAGTGGCTGCTGGCCCGAACCTTTGATAACGGATTGGAAATTTGGCAATACCCTTTCCACAACAAAGCGCAACTGGTTTTCAAAAAAGCGGACGTAAAAAAAGCATACTTCAAGGCAGATAATCAATTTGTTACGCTGGGAGACTCCCTGCAAGTTCATGACCTTAATTTTCCTTCCATCTTAAAATATAGCTGTAAATGCGGGAAAGAAACGGTCAATCACCCTATGCCAATCCAATATAGTCCTAAGGTCAAACTTACCACCCTCATCTGTAACGATACTATTTTCAGTATTCGGAACAAAAATGGATTACAATTACTAGCTATTCCTCACGATAAGCCAATTAACAACGGATGGTTCTTGGAGGAAAATGAGGGGTATTTCTTCAAGGAAAAAGCAAATTATCAAATCATCACTTTGGCAGGCAATACCCTTCATTTTTGGAGCAATCAGGGTAACCACATTTGCGCTATCACCCCCAATGAACCACTAACGGCTATTTATATGGATCCGTACGAACGATGGATTGTGGGAGTTTCTAAAAACAAAACCTGGATATGGCCAACGTGGAATGAAATAGAAAATTGGCTTAAAAAAGAAGAAAAAGGCGGGTTTCTGCAACCCGCCAAACGGATTGCCATCAAAAAGAAATACCAAGTGGATGACTTCGCTTGGGATGTTTTACTACGTCCATTAACACGCCCTTTTTTATAA
- a CDS encoding caspase family protein produces MRYDTLASDEANFKNQTGYTFTPFALPVVDEDLTLRGVLCKPKNRTGYFNTPEPPPTKQQIVLHFTAGNLSGGMSALTTQDRHVSVAFVLARDGTIYQLFPSKYWSGHIGAGIGNAGTNNARDKVTIGIEIVNYGYLVERNGNLETIYSRTPENPNRVDLFCPLSQTEAYQKLNTPFRDQRYYASYTPQQYDSLVILLRFLTKKYNIPRQFLDESKRYLPTQDVVSFKGIVSHVNYRTSGKWDIGPAFDWTQVITGVQAAAYQPVFIKKEALEWEETGDTLFSEEAIENQMAVPKGIEVAPPEDFSSNFNDEEDKGTPKPNLYALLVGINAYEDRVVLEKRVIFPRLRGCVNDAQKMRQYLENETAFGSKNITLLTDQKATKAEVVKAFLALGKAKKDDVVLFYYSGHGTQEKADTSVWTEESDGKHECLVCYYDGQHKDDYLLADKELRYLIQQVSKTKAHVVILSDCCHSGDNTRNQAILKATYDEVIERRVPFVFPQRDWKNFIFSKSLKAADFKGKHVDKILPPGAHVSLSACESDETAVEVGGEGIFTKYLLKTLEASGGQLTYYALHGRVKQMLNNAFEQTPIMYIPAAYRKKLSYTNVFNKPDSGEAGTYADILRDGGGNWVLQRGAIHGMGQNTKSITVKDGAKTYEAKVKSIEVDTTVLAFDNVTSAKLDTAKTYKGYVEGLMSHQLKIHLHNEDNILTDSQLLTEKLLTEIPNQVKLETEEKNADYTLSLRNGYAVLTRPLDTFRPLVEPIVLDSEAFAFQLVKDFKHLSNWHFLKNLRNDSALVNPLKIEITDANGQPIAINQNTVELHYELKNNKWQGGVSVKVTNQSGQKLYFCCVYLDTRFGASLELLDPTVTPLDPGASTQLSYKGNTTIPMFLESFVRLYNWPQNVEYLQFIVSTSDLSNVEELNLESLPTPFTLKKRATMRSLGLGEEESDKSHASAWTTQQLKLEFVNPEYNTVRESELEAMLEDENLAEYALGNYFNVETKLNLQPDYQLKPDVQLRNADAHLDEKGFIKDGLLNVANKAARTVRNTKYRIMRLRFPNMPKIVSEGDSWFQHPLVIDTIDHLSKTYAIFCVAAAGDTLKNYDFEGEWLEAIEDKKPTFFLISGGGNDVLGEQFRDHIKQGPHATGLPAQAYIEHSLIQELDDLKKVYRKMFTELFAVRPDIHVLCHGYDYIIPLETTKKGWLGRYMIEKGITEQKDRKAVITYIIDEFNSRLQDVAAEFSNVHYINARGLVHDDQWYDEIHPNKFGFQTVAGRFMEKIDNLLTNTIPGN; encoded by the coding sequence ATGCGTTACGACACCCTTGCCTCCGATGAAGCCAACTTCAAAAATCAGACAGGCTATACCTTCACGCCCTTTGCTTTACCCGTTGTGGACGAAGACCTCACTTTGCGAGGCGTACTTTGCAAACCAAAAAACCGAACGGGGTATTTCAATACTCCCGAACCGCCACCCACCAAACAGCAGATTGTCCTGCACTTCACCGCAGGAAATTTGAGCGGAGGTATGAGTGCCCTCACCACCCAAGACCGCCACGTATCGGTAGCCTTTGTACTGGCCCGTGATGGGACCATTTACCAATTATTCCCCTCTAAATATTGGTCAGGCCATATCGGGGCGGGTATCGGCAACGCAGGTACCAACAACGCCCGCGATAAAGTGACAATCGGTATCGAAATCGTCAATTATGGGTATCTGGTAGAAAGAAACGGCAACCTTGAAACCATTTATTCGCGTACACCCGAAAACCCAAATCGGGTAGATTTATTTTGTCCCCTGAGCCAAACAGAGGCCTATCAAAAGCTAAATACGCCTTTTCGTGACCAAAGATACTACGCCTCTTATACTCCCCAACAATACGACAGTTTGGTGATACTGCTGCGGTTTTTGACCAAAAAATACAACATCCCGCGCCAGTTTTTGGACGAGTCCAAACGCTATTTACCAACGCAGGATGTAGTTTCTTTTAAAGGTATCGTCTCGCACGTAAATTATCGTACAAGCGGCAAATGGGACATCGGCCCCGCCTTTGATTGGACACAGGTTATAACGGGGGTGCAGGCCGCCGCCTACCAGCCTGTTTTTATAAAAAAAGAAGCCCTTGAATGGGAAGAAACAGGCGATACGCTTTTTAGCGAAGAAGCAATCGAAAACCAAATGGCAGTACCGAAAGGTATAGAAGTAGCCCCGCCTGAAGATTTCAGCTCCAATTTTAATGACGAAGAGGATAAAGGAACCCCCAAGCCCAATTTATATGCCCTTTTAGTGGGTATCAATGCCTACGAAGACCGAGTGGTGTTGGAAAAGCGGGTTATTTTTCCGCGTTTGAGGGGCTGCGTCAACGACGCCCAAAAGATGCGGCAATACCTTGAAAATGAAACTGCTTTCGGCAGCAAAAACATCACCCTACTGACCGACCAAAAAGCCACCAAAGCCGAAGTAGTAAAGGCATTTTTGGCACTTGGCAAAGCCAAAAAGGACGACGTGGTGCTGTTTTATTATTCGGGTCACGGTACGCAGGAAAAAGCCGATACAAGTGTATGGACGGAAGAATCTGACGGCAAACATGAGTGCTTGGTGTGCTATTATGACGGGCAGCACAAAGATGATTACTTATTGGCCGACAAAGAGTTGCGCTACCTCATTCAACAGGTTTCAAAAACCAAAGCCCACGTCGTAATTCTGTCGGATTGTTGTCACTCAGGCGATAACACCCGCAATCAGGCCATTCTTAAAGCCACCTACGATGAGGTCATCGAGCGACGCGTACCTTTTGTTTTCCCACAACGGGATTGGAAAAATTTCATTTTCAGTAAGTCGTTAAAAGCCGCTGATTTCAAAGGAAAACACGTAGACAAAATCCTACCGCCAGGGGCACACGTAAGTTTATCGGCCTGTGAATCAGACGAAACCGCAGTAGAAGTAGGGGGGGAAGGGATTTTTACAAAATATTTGCTCAAAACCTTAGAAGCCTCGGGCGGACAACTTACCTATTATGCGCTGCACGGACGCGTGAAACAGATGCTCAACAATGCCTTTGAGCAAACGCCCATTATGTATATTCCAGCGGCCTACCGCAAAAAGCTGTCATACACCAACGTATTCAATAAACCCGACAGCGGCGAAGCCGGCACGTATGCCGACATACTCCGCGACGGAGGCGGCAATTGGGTATTGCAGCGCGGCGCTATTCATGGCATGGGTCAAAACACTAAAAGTATTACCGTAAAAGACGGTGCGAAAACCTACGAAGCCAAGGTAAAATCCATTGAAGTCGATACCACAGTTCTAGCCTTTGACAACGTGACTAGTGCCAAATTAGATACCGCTAAAACCTACAAAGGGTACGTCGAAGGATTAATGAGCCACCAACTCAAAATTCATTTACACAATGAAGACAACATCCTGACCGACAGCCAACTGCTGACTGAAAAGCTGTTGACCGAAATCCCGAATCAGGTCAAATTGGAAACCGAAGAGAAAAACGCGGATTACACGCTTTCACTGCGCAACGGCTACGCAGTACTGACTCGTCCGTTGGACACGTTCCGTCCATTGGTGGAGCCAATTGTGTTGGACTCAGAAGCCTTTGCATTTCAGTTGGTCAAGGATTTTAAACACCTGTCTAACTGGCATTTTCTGAAAAATCTGCGCAATGATTCTGCATTGGTCAATCCCCTGAAAATCGAAATAACCGACGCCAACGGCCAACCGATTGCCATAAATCAAAATACCGTCGAACTGCATTATGAATTAAAAAATAACAAATGGCAGGGTGGTGTCAGTGTGAAAGTAACCAACCAAAGCGGCCAAAAACTGTACTTCTGCTGCGTATACTTGGATACTCGATTTGGGGCTTCATTGGAATTGTTAGACCCCACCGTTACGCCGTTGGACCCAGGCGCTTCGACCCAACTTTCTTACAAAGGAAACACGACGATTCCGATGTTTTTGGAAAGCTTCGTTCGGTTGTACAATTGGCCCCAAAATGTGGAGTATCTGCAATTTATCGTCAGTACCTCTGACCTTTCAAACGTAGAAGAACTTAATTTAGAGAGCCTGCCAACACCGTTTACGCTCAAAAAGAGAGCCACAATGCGCAGCTTAGGGCTGGGAGAAGAAGAAAGTGACAAAAGCCACGCCTCAGCTTGGACAACCCAACAACTGAAGTTGGAATTTGTAAACCCCGAATACAACACCGTCCGCGAAAGCGAACTGGAGGCCATGCTCGAAGACGAAAATCTGGCTGAATATGCGCTAGGAAATTATTTCAACGTCGAAACCAAGCTTAACCTTCAACCTGATTATCAGCTCAAACCTGATGTTCAGCTTCGCAATGCTGATGCGCATCTAGACGAAAAAGGCTTCATCAAAGATGGCCTGCTCAACGTGGCTAACAAAGCCGCCCGCACCGTCAGGAACACCAAGTACCGAATCATGCGTTTGCGTTTTCCCAATATGCCCAAAATCGTGTCCGAAGGAGACTCGTGGTTTCAGCACCCGTTGGTGATCGACACGATTGACCATTTGTCTAAAACTTACGCCATTTTTTGCGTAGCAGCAGCAGGCGACACCCTCAAAAATTATGATTTTGAAGGCGAATGGCTCGAAGCAATTGAAGATAAAAAACCGACTTTTTTTCTTATCAGCGGAGGTGGTAACGACGTACTGGGCGAACAATTCCGCGACCACATTAAGCAAGGGCCACACGCAACGGGCCTTCCTGCGCAAGCGTACATTGAGCATTCTCTCATTCAAGAACTCGACGACTTGAAAAAAGTCTATCGAAAAATGTTTACCGAGTTGTTTGCCGTTCGCCCCGATATTCACGTACTCTGCCACGGCTACGACTACATCATCCCGCTCGAAACGACCAAAAAAGGCTGGCTCGGACGTTACATGATTGAAAAAGGCATAACCGAGCAAAAAGACCGCAAAGCAGTAATTACCTACATCATCGATGAATTTAACTCCCGACTGCAAGACGTAGCGGCTGAGTTTTCAAATGTGCATTACATTAATGCCCGTGGACTCGTTCATGACGACCAATGGTATGACGAAATCCACCCCAACAAGTTCGGATTTCAAACCGTAGCAGGGCGTTTTATGGAAAAAATTGATAACTTGTTGACAAATACAATTCCCGGTAATTAA
- a CDS encoding CHAT domain-containing protein, giving the protein MSNRISVLVGLGYSSEKPLDMSKETSGLFDSLDSKKVDVRYLPNLTFQNLEKKFNSPEDSHQIRIFHYIGHSSLKGIQIEEDGQIIKLSKARLVDLLKPQKLQFVFLNSCLSKEIAKDLHEAGIPVVIGTSESVDNEDAIKIATYFYEALSGQKGRTLIDAFSLTSNHFKALQEQKKSTLKSTFNFRGLGKGEDENQDFAWNIYYENAKEEDKNWCLVPAKKLVLSNAQDDARKKVFCLYGKTQKEYYELLARHANHPKLNVLINGIWEISDDNEGTSDDFVIEWNAADTIAHFLNEDYPYDLEELYQDASNHLQSKNHLFINVDKSQTQAVKFLTKQGIFPNLLLPSAQNIAATFTQENTIREILLKSSHLQTLIEKFEIILLPDLTNFFSLSSDILSKDLEDLDFENEKKPYLAGIPKLFFSLIEGSTDCAQTLLVKTIKKRMGIGSNIKIEVLNVGKNPSIKDPFSFGVALMNLLQVVANPEMMKTCANAILDKKDPFVLVFENVNQATLDIYQQCILDQLWNELIKSYQERIEKGNFTLHYPLMIFALNYEPFSLPVPAPVPLPSVQIEKISPVSPLSENEYNGWYFSKEATYKGFKELIINKHKIVGTQRKVAMIEICKSLNCDHSVIVTKALELS; this is encoded by the coding sequence ATGTCAAACCGAATTTCTGTACTGGTTGGGTTGGGTTATTCTTCTGAAAAACCTTTGGATATGAGTAAGGAAACAAGTGGATTGTTTGATTCGCTTGACTCAAAGAAGGTAGATGTAAGGTATTTACCCAACCTGACTTTTCAAAACTTAGAAAAAAAGTTTAATTCACCGGAAGACTCTCATCAAATTCGGATATTCCACTACATTGGGCATTCTTCTTTAAAAGGAATTCAAATTGAAGAAGATGGTCAAATTATAAAGCTTTCAAAGGCAAGATTGGTCGATTTATTGAAACCGCAAAAGCTTCAATTTGTCTTCCTAAATAGTTGTCTATCGAAAGAAATAGCGAAGGATTTACATGAAGCAGGAATACCGGTTGTCATTGGCACATCAGAAAGTGTTGACAATGAAGACGCCATAAAAATTGCAACTTATTTTTATGAAGCACTGTCAGGGCAAAAAGGACGAACACTTATAGATGCTTTTTCCTTAACCTCTAACCATTTTAAAGCCCTTCAGGAACAAAAAAAATCAACGTTAAAGTCCACTTTTAACTTCCGAGGTCTCGGAAAAGGGGAAGACGAAAACCAAGATTTTGCGTGGAATATTTATTACGAAAATGCAAAAGAAGAAGATAAAAATTGGTGTCTGGTTCCGGCAAAAAAATTAGTATTGAGCAACGCCCAAGATGATGCTCGTAAGAAGGTGTTTTGTTTGTACGGAAAAACCCAAAAAGAGTATTATGAATTACTTGCACGTCATGCCAACCACCCAAAGTTAAATGTACTTATCAACGGAATTTGGGAAATCAGCGATGACAACGAGGGTACCTCCGACGATTTTGTGATTGAATGGAACGCCGCTGACACCATTGCTCATTTTTTGAATGAAGACTATCCGTACGATTTAGAAGAACTTTATCAAGATGCTTCCAATCATTTGCAAAGCAAAAATCACCTGTTCATTAACGTTGATAAATCACAAACGCAGGCGGTTAAGTTTCTGACTAAACAAGGCATTTTTCCGAATTTGCTTCTTCCAAGCGCGCAGAACATTGCAGCTACTTTTACTCAAGAAAACACTATTCGCGAAATACTACTCAAATCCTCTCATTTACAAACACTTATTGAAAAATTTGAGATAATATTACTTCCTGATTTAACCAATTTCTTCTCCCTTTCTTCCGATATACTAAGTAAAGATCTGGAGGATTTAGACTTTGAAAATGAGAAAAAGCCATACTTGGCAGGTATTCCCAAATTATTTTTTTCGCTCATCGAAGGTAGTACCGATTGCGCACAGACATTATTGGTTAAAACCATAAAAAAACGCATGGGAATTGGCTCAAACATAAAAATAGAAGTGTTAAATGTTGGGAAAAATCCGAGTATAAAAGACCCATTTTCTTTTGGAGTAGCCCTCATGAATCTGCTTCAAGTGGTAGCCAATCCTGAAATGATGAAAACCTGCGCAAATGCTATTTTGGATAAAAAAGACCCCTTCGTATTGGTTTTTGAAAATGTCAATCAGGCCACACTCGACATTTATCAACAGTGCATTCTGGACCAATTATGGAATGAATTGATAAAATCGTACCAAGAACGCATCGAAAAGGGGAATTTCACCTTACATTACCCACTGATGATTTTTGCGTTAAATTATGAACCTTTTTCTCTACCCGTACCAGCGCCTGTACCTTTGCCGTCTGTTCAGATTGAAAAAATATCGCCCGTAAGTCCTCTCTCAGAAAATGAATATAATGGCTGGTATTTCAGCAAAGAAGCGACCTACAAAGGATTTAAAGAACTGATTATCAACAAACATAAGATTGTAGGAACCCAACGAAAAGTGGCTATGATCGAAATCTGTAAATCATTAAATTGTGACCACAGCGTCATCGTCACCAAAGCCCTTGAACTCTCATGA
- a CDS encoding AAA family ATPase has product MILPNNKLSYQGEKLNETIKLRYKLPSNEELEEKIAEKSSKDERIEEVIPAYFPSKELIAAVEYARLLDRPLLLRGEPGCGKTRLAQALAYEMYGRNYRRYYFEWFIKSTTKVNEGLYQFDHLARLRDANLNIKSGDAPTTEDIRKYRKFGALGKAFLYSTPQSPVVLLIDEIDKADLDFPNDLLLELDQKRFFIPETREEITAKKPPIIIITSNDEKDLPSAFLRRCVFHYIDFPGPDDLFKIVSAKAKAQEKQFEIALPNALIESIISQFGELRKKMTASQTTDKLPSTSELLDWLRVIHYYYFTDKTRLKLTNNETLPSELLFPEVLLKTLDDYKTNKAI; this is encoded by the coding sequence ATGATACTCCCTAACAATAAACTTTCTTACCAAGGCGAGAAGCTAAATGAAACCATCAAATTGCGGTACAAATTGCCGAGCAATGAGGAATTAGAGGAAAAAATCGCCGAAAAAAGCAGCAAAGACGAAAGAATCGAAGAAGTCATTCCTGCCTATTTTCCGAGCAAAGAATTGATTGCAGCCGTCGAATATGCCCGATTGTTAGATCGTCCGTTACTGTTACGCGGTGAGCCTGGCTGCGGAAAAACCCGGCTGGCTCAGGCACTTGCGTATGAAATGTACGGACGAAATTACCGACGGTATTATTTTGAATGGTTTATCAAATCTACCACCAAAGTCAACGAAGGGCTGTATCAGTTTGATCATCTGGCTCGGCTTCGCGATGCCAACCTGAATATCAAATCAGGAGACGCGCCGACCACCGAAGACATTAGAAAATACCGCAAATTCGGGGCATTGGGCAAGGCGTTTCTCTACTCTACCCCACAATCGCCCGTCGTGCTTTTGATTGACGAAATTGACAAAGCTGATCTGGATTTCCCCAATGATCTGCTGTTGGAATTGGACCAAAAGCGTTTTTTTATCCCCGAAACCCGCGAAGAGATTACCGCCAAAAAACCGCCCATTATCATCATTACGAGCAACGACGAAAAAGACCTGCCGAGCGCTTTTTTGCGGCGTTGCGTGTTTCATTACATTGATTTCCCTGGCCCGGACGATTTGTTTAAAATTGTGTCGGCCAAGGCCAAAGCGCAGGAAAAACAGTTTGAAATTGCCCTTCCCAATGCTTTGATTGAAAGTATCATTTCACAATTCGGCGAGTTGAGAAAAAAAATGACCGCGAGCCAAACGACGGATAAGCTCCCCTCCACGAGTGAGCTGCTGGACTGGCTGCGCGTGATTCACTATTACTATTTTACTGATAAAACACGCCTCAAACTAACTAATAATGAGACACTTCCTTCCGAATTATTATTCCCAGAAGTGTTGCTCAAAACCTTGGACGATTATAAAACCAACAAAGCGATTTAA